The Methanobacterium formicicum DSM 3637 genomic interval TCCGTGGAGGATTCCGGCCTGGCTGGCCCCTGTTTGACTCGAAAGGTCTGTTTCCCATGGTATCACTTCATGGGAGTCATCTTCTAACCACTTTTTAAGAGTGGGCATGGTCCCATTTTTAATGGCTTCCTTTAATATAGGGAAGGCCAGTCCATCTATTTCCAAGAAGATAACTCCAGGTTTTTCATTGAATTTGATTTTTCCCTTTTTTATCTTTCGGATAACATTCCGGTAATAAGTGGCATCATCATCAATGGTTAAAATTGCAGATAGGACCGCGGTTACTGCAGCCATGGCAATAGGGGCCAGTATTAGGGCAGGTCCCTGGATGGTGAATCCAGTTATTAATTCACTGGCCAGCCATATTAGGAATGCATTTAACAGCAATGCACCTATGCCCACCGTGAATACCATAAATGGTAGTAATATCCGTGCCAATAATGGCCAGAACAGGGCATTTAAAATTCCCACTACTCCTGCAGCGATAAATGCCGTAACCCAATCATCAAAATACAAGCCAATAGATAAATAATCAATGAACATGAATCCCAGAAATCCACCTAGCCACATAACCAGGGTTCTGCCTAACCAGTAGAACCTGGAATGGCCTTGAATCTGATCATACCAATCGATTGATTGTTTTTCTTTATCTTCCACTGGACTGATCCCCCATGTTAACTTCTCCCCAGACTGATCCTCAAGACATAACTTAACATTTCACCAACAAAATTTTCAAATAAAATTTATAGGAATATTTTCCATTACAGATTTGTGTATAAATATCACAATTTTTATCACAATTTTTCATTCAACCCCTTTTCATCACAAATTTAAAAATATATTCCCCTAACCTTAACTGGAATGATTTCTGATTACAGATATCTTCTGATTTCTGATTACAATACATCTTCTGGACATTTCAACGTGAATACTGTTATTTCAGGGGCACAGTTGATCCTCAACCAGAATACATTGGTCCCCAGGCCCCTGCTGGTGTACTGAACCATATCCCCCACCATATATTTACCAGCAGGATATTTAAAGAAATGGGGGCCACGGATGAATGTGCCCAGCCCGGGTATGAGGAATTGTCCCCCATGGGAGTGTCCAGATATTTGCAGGCTGAAACGTCCGGTGGTGGAGCTTATGTCTGCAAAGTCAGGTTCATGGGCCAGGAGTATGGCTGGTCCTTCTTCTGGGAGTTTTTCCATCACCAGATCAAGACGCTGTTTTCCTAACATCACACTATCCACTCCAGCTATGTGCAGAGGAGATTCATCATGATAGATAGTATGGAGATCATTGCTGACATCAATTATATCACACCGTCGCAATATTTCCCGTATTCTTCCAGCGTTCAGCCAGTGATCATGGTTCCCTAGAACTGCAAATGAGAATTCTTTAGGTTTTAACTTTTTTAATGAGTTTTCAAGGTCCTCGGCCACATCATCCAGTATGTAAGAAACGAAATCACCAGTTATAGTTACAGAATCTGGTTTTTCATTATTTACCATATTTATCACACCTTCAAGGTGTTCTGGTGTGATCCACTGGCCAAGATGTATATCCGAAAGATTTAACAGCCGATAATTGTGAAAAGCAGGATCAAGGTTGGGTATTGTAACTTCCACCTGTTCTATCTGGAAGTCTTTGTGGTCAAATTCTGGGTTGCCTATTTTATGACGCCAGTATGTCATTCCCCTCTGTAACTTCTGCCTGTATTTCAGGGCATTGGGATCTTTTTCTTCCATGTTTATACCTTTTTGTTAATTATATACTATTTTTGTTTTGAAGGACGGATAAATAGGGATGTTAAAAATCCTATAAAGAAAATAAGTGATACTGTGTCGAAAGCTGTTTTCATTGCATTGGCAAGTGTGGAATTGACAATTTTAAATGTGGTGGACGTTGGATTTAAACCCTTCAAATCTGTAGTTTGCATTTTATCTACCCACCCTACCAGGTTCTGGTGGATTTCTTCTGTGGTCACTCCAGGATAATTCTCCTGAACGGCAACAGCCAGCCCACTGAATGTTCCCAGTAAAAATACAACTCCTATAAGAGCAGTTCCAATAGAAGAACCTAAGTTTGCACCTGTGGAAATAATACCAGATGCATCTGACTGTTTGTCCTGACCGGCCGAGGATAATACTAGATTACCGGTAACTGGTAGGGCTAAGCCTAACCCCACACCTAACAAGGTGGTTCCAGGGATCAAATCAGTGATTTGAGTGTCTAAATTGAACTTGAATCGCAACAGAATACTTCCAGCCATGGCTACTAAAAATCCAATTGAAATCAGGTATTGGGGAGCAATTCGAGTTGATAATCTGGAGGAAGCTATCGAGAATATTAAAAGTCCAACTGTTAACGGTAACAGGGCTAAACCAGTAATGAATGCATTTGCACCGGTTACTATTTGCAGGAAAACTGGAATAACAAAAACAGCACCAGCCAGGGCTAGCTGCATTATAAGGCGGCTCAGATTACCCAGGGTGAAATTTCTGTTTTTGAATAATCGTATATCAGTTAAAGGTTTTTCATTCCTACTGATGATTTTTTTCTCCCTGAAATAAAACAATACCAAAAGGACTACACCCACACCCATTATAAACGGGGCTAACTTCCAGTATACAATGCCATTAAGAATTAAAACTCCTAAAACCAGGAATAAAATCCCGGAAGATGATAAGATAACGCCTATTTTATCTATTTCTGATTTTTTCATGGAAGGTGGGAAATATGATATTTTTCGGGATAATGCCAGTATCAATATCACTATAATCAGTTCCAGGGCAAATCCCCATCTCCATGTGTAAAAAGTGGTAAGAAAACCACCCAGGATCGGGCCGATGGCTGCAGCAATTCCTGCAATGGCGGTCCAGATACCTATGGCAAAAGCCCGGTCTTTCCCTTGATAAGTTCCAGTTATTATAGAAGCTGTGGCCGGGGTCATTAAAGCTGCACCTATACCCTCCAGAATAGACCAACCCAACAGTAACATTGCTGAATTAATGCTTAAAGCTGCTATTGTCGTTCCAACACCGTAAATGGCTGCGCCTACCAGAAAAGCCCTTTTTCTACCCCAAACATCCTGCATCTTACCACCAAGAAGCATTAGTGATGCCATGGTAAGAGCGTAAACTGAGATGATTATCTGAATTATACTAACCGTAGTGTTTAGATCCACCACCAGGTTGGTGATGGCCACATTCATAAATGTAGAGTCAAGGGCAATTATAAATGAGAATAATGAGACCAGTATCAGGACTGTCCAGCCAGCACTGGATGTTTTATTAGTTTTTTCCATGAGTTTCTTCCAGTATTTATTTTATTTGAAAAAATTTTCCAGGTTAGTATCTTACAATAACTCTTCCAGGATTATTCTCCTAAAATCTTCCAAGTTAGTATCTTACAATAACTCTTCCAGGATTATTCTCCTAAAATCTTCCAAGTTAGTATCTTACAATAACTCTTCCAGGATTATTCTCCTAAAATCTTCCAAGTTAGTATCTTACAATTACTATTCCGGGAGTATCTTCTGATAAGGATTTTGGTAGTTTCTCCATATATAAAATTTGTTAAAATCCTTCACCAGGATTTATAAACTTTTTTAAGATAATAAATCATTCAAAAAACAAAAAATATAGATTTTTTAGTTAATAAAAATATTTTCAGTTAAATTTCAATTAAACCATGTTCTCTATTTCATCGGCTATCTTCCAGTGTCCACCTTTCTTTTCAGCTCTTTTAATGAGCAATACTCCCAGTAAAGCACCAACAATTCCACCGGCAGTGTCAGTGAAAAGGTCGTTCATGGTGTCATCCAGTGGATCCTGAGTTGGTGAACCCTGCATTTGAGTGTTTCCTGTGATCTGTCCTATTGGACCCTGTGATAAATATTTATCATAGGTATATTCCCCCATTTCTAGTACTCCACCTAGTCCTATGGTTACAATAACAATGAGAATTGCCATCTCAACTAAAGAAGCTTTCAATCTACCGTAATAGTACATGGTGTAAACAATCATCATACCGATGAGTGCAATGTATAATGGTAGCATGAAGTGCATAAAATTATCATAATGAGGAATTTTAACGTACAATCCCAGTGCATCTCCACCAACCAGTTCAAACAAAACCATTGCCAGGAGTAAGAGTTCTATTTCAACGGGAATGGCTCGTATTCTATTTCCAGTGAAAACTCTAGGGCTGTTAATTATTACCAGAGCCACTAATATCAGTATTCCAAATATCCTTTCTGCACCATTTACCCCTCCAAAAATGGTGATATAAATACCAGCAACTAACAGGAATATACGCATTATTCTCAGCAAATTTTTCTGCAAAGGACTTGTATCTTCTGGATTTGGGTTTAAAAAGCTCATCTGTCAATCTCCCTACGTTTATAATTATGATACTTAAATTTAGATTCCATTTTTTTATAATCAATGAGTTCACTGGGTTTTATAATTAACTGGGTTAACTGGGGAATTCTATTAAAAAATAGTATCCTTATGTTAAGTGAGTCTTAACCGTCATGTTAACTTTTTCTATTTTTTTTAATTTTAATCAATATAGGGATAAACTCCATTTAACAAAGGAAATTTCTAGTTATAGGAATTTATTCCATTAAATACCAGAATATATCCATAATCTAATTGTTAAGAGAATGTTTTAATAGTAATTATAAAAAAATCAGGTTAAGATCAATATAAATAAATTGGGAATAATTAATATATAGATCATAATTATATCCAGATTTGGAAATAAAAATAAACAGATTTGGAAATAAAATTCAAACATAAATTTGGATAAACCAACAAACTCCGAAGAAAAATTAGAATTCATAATATACTATAATTCAGAGTAAAATAAGATTCACTTACCAGGTAGGTGTGTATGTGGAAAAGAAGGGATTTGCAGGGAGATTAAAAACATTATCCAAACCCACTGGCAAGCCAATGTGGAGTCAAGCATTTAAATCCATCATTTTAATGGTTTTAGCTGCGTTAATAGCTAAATCCCTGGGTTTTGATGATGGAATAAAAGCAGTCATGTTCATTACCCTCATCGCCACCATAATCATAGACCTACCCCTACCATTGCGGAAAATCATTCCCATGGCCCTGGTTGGATTTATAATGACTTTTTTAGCTTTTATAAGTTCTTCTCTGGCCCTTTCTAGTCTTCCTGTTTTTCTATTTTTCACAGTTATCTGGGCTTTTTTGAGCCTTTCCATGTACATCTTCAGTGAAACTTTCGGCCTTTTTGGTTTTATAATATTCTGTGGCTACTTCCTGTCAGTGGCTCTGGTTAATAAGGGTGCTTCCACACTGGAATGGGGACTTTACATAATTTTAGCTTATCTGGTTGCATCAATCCTTTTCATACCAAAAATATGGGGGAGAAAGAAAGACATTTCCAAAATGATTGCTTCTCCTTTCGTTCCAGAAACCTCTCTTGAGCGGGTTTTATCAGTTCGCCAGGCATTATCTGGAATTCCCCTTGATAGGAAGGATTATGAACTATTCAGAATTGGAAATTACCTAACCGGGTTTAGGGGTTACAGTAAATTGATGTTTTCCCGTTTATCCAGCCAATCTCAGGAATTGCTCAAGAGTTTCATGGATGCAGTTAATAAAAGCAGCCTGGAAATTGCAGGGAGTATTACCAGTACTCCCAGTACAGTTCAACTGGAATCAGTAGATCAGGAAATTGAAAATATACAAAAATCAGTTAATTCCAGCGATCCAAATAACAAAGCCCTGGTGGAAGTGTCTACAGAAATTAAAACTTTACTCCAGAAGGCCAATGCCCTGCTGATAGAAAAATATCATTCCAGTGAAAAATTAAAGATACCTTCACCTCAAAGTTCTCTTAAAGAAGTTTTAAGTGCTAATTTTAATCTGGAGAACATGTACATACGTCACGCTCTGAGGTTCTCCCTGGCACTTACTCTGGGACTCCTGGTGGTGTATTTAACCCATGGACGTGACGCACTCTGGGTTACCATGGGTATTTTAATCATAATCAAACCAGATGTTACCAGTACCCTTAACAACATAATTTTAAGGGTTTCTTTTAATGTATTTGCCATACTCCTGGCCATACTGCTTGGATTCCTCTTCCCCCACTATGCATTATTCGGGTTAGCTTTCCTTATGCTTTTCCTGTTCAGAGCATTCTATCCCAGTTATATGGGACTTTCAGTCATGTTCCTTTCCATATTCGTGGTGCTGATATGGCCCAATGGACCGGTGTGGGAAAATGCAGTAGCCCGTATAATTGACATAAGCATTGGTGCCATTATAGCATTCGTATGTGCATATCTCATCCTGCCCAGCAGGATGACCGTGGACCTTCCGGGACAGATTGCTAAGGTCATCCATGCTAACCGTGAATATGCAAATGCAGTTATCCCTGATGGAGATAGGGAGTATGATCATGAAAATGCAGTCAAGTATTTCAGGAAATATATGTTAGAAGAAAAAAACCTTGAATCCGCTATTAAAAAGGTTGATGATACATTTAATGATGTGGATGATGATGTATCATTGTATCATGAACTAAGTGCAGTTAATAAAAAATTAGCAGCAGATATTTCTAGTATTGCCACATTAATTGAATCAAAGCCTTTACCAGATATTTACCGGTTTAAAGAACAGTTAATTGATTCTTTGAACGAACTGGCTCTTTCTATCAACAAAAATGTGGTGCTTCCCAGGGCAAATATCAATCAATCTTACAGGGATTCTGATGTTGCTGAAACATCAACCCTTGAAAGTTATCTGGACTGGGTTCGCAATGATGTTAAATTCCTGCAGGAAGGAGTGGAACTGGGGCATAAAACTGGGGCACTGGAACGATACCGCGATATGACTTAAATTTAATGACCAGTATTAGTACTAATTGACCTGGAATAAAACTAATCAACTCTTATTAAAACTGTTATAATAATTGACCATTCAAAAAAAATTACTATCACTTAATAAAGATTCACTATCCTTTCAGGAAGATCATACTGCCACTTAAGGAAGAATTCATTGAAGGAAGAATTTATTGATAATATAATTCCATGGGCAGTAATTTCCATAGGAGATATTCAGATCATAGAACAGAGTAATGTAATCCATAGGGGAAGTAATGTAGTTCCGTATGATACTGATTAATAAAATGTAGCTCATAAAAAGGGTAATAGAAAAAAATATTTGATGGTAAGTATCGGGTGAAACCATGAATAGTAAGCTGCATCATAATTTGGAACTGGTCCTGGAAACAATTTTCCTGATATTTATATTCCTAGACAGTTTTCTTCTTTTTACTAGTGTATTTTTGCCTCTAAGGGGAAATTCATACGTTAGTATTGCTTACTTTGACTTGATAACCAGTGCACTACTTTTATTAGGATACTGGATCCAGCAAAGAAGGACCAAGTCAAAAACAGGGTATTTGAAAAGGAACTGGAACGGAATCATAGCAATTATCCCCATATATTTCATAGGAATTGTTATTCTAGGCATCAATGAATCTTCAATCATTATTAAAGTATTGGCATTAATTAAAGTACTTACACTAATAATGGCCGCCCGCCAGGTGGGTAGAGCAGTAGACCAATTTGTTTCAAAAAGTAAGTTGGTTTACGGATTTGCATTCTTTGTAGTTGTACTTTTAGTCTGTTCAGTGGGATTCTTTTTACTTGAAACTGGAGTTAACCCTGAAGTTACCACCTACGAAGACTCTTTATGGTACGTTATCCAGACCATAACCACTGTCGGATACGGAGATGTGGTTCCAATCACCCAATGGGGACGTTTAATTGGAGTAATTGCCATGATAAGCGCTATTGGTATTTCCAGCCTGTTAACTGCAGCCACTACTTCTTCTTTAATGGATAAACTGCGTGAAGACCGTGAAAAACTTGCCAAGTCCAGTGTGGATTTTACCAAGAAACTTGATAAAAGAGTTCAGGATATGGAATCGAAGATGGCAAAAGAAGAAAATGTTAAAGAAATTGAAGCTAGTTTAAATGAGATTAAATCTGAAATAAATGAGATTAAAGATCTTTTGAATAAAATAAACAGGTAAATATTGATAAAATAAATAAAAGAAAATAGGATAAAAAGGAAATATTAAATATTTCCTAAAATCCTAAACAGTCTGTTTAAGAAACAGTTTCTGTTTAAACTTCTGTTCTATGGTTTTTGCTTCTCTAATTATTCAAGTAACGCAAATATACCACTTAGTATCAGCCAGATACCAATTAAAGCTCCTAAGTAAATTGGGTCAAAGGCTAATGTTCCCAGAATTATGTACAGTATACCCAGTATTATTCCAAGGATACCTGCCCATGTGGCGTTTTTAAAGTCATTACGTGATAGCAAAGAGATAATTCCAGCTATTATCAGGAATATACCTGCCAGGTATAACAGGAATCCTGCTAAGAATGCGAATATTGCAGGATTGAAAATCAGCCCTATTCCCACAATAAGGACAATTATACCCAGGATCACATTCATGATTCCCGCAGATTTACTGACCTCCATCTGGGATCCACCAACAATTAAAAGCCAGACAGCGATCATTAACACTACGAATCCGGTTAACACACTTGCAGCCACAAGACCTGCTAGTGGAAACGCTAAAACTATTAAACCAAGAATTATTGCTAAAATACCTAATACAACGTTTTTCATCAAACCCCTCCATTTATTTTTGAGTTAAATCCGTATTTAACCATGAATATTTTAT includes:
- a CDS encoding metallophosphoesterase, yielding MEEKDPNALKYRQKLQRGMTYWRHKIGNPEFDHKDFQIEQVEVTIPNLDPAFHNYRLLNLSDIHLGQWITPEHLEGVINMVNNEKPDSVTITGDFVSYILDDVAEDLENSLKKLKPKEFSFAVLGNHDHWLNAGRIREILRRCDIIDVSNDLHTIYHDESPLHIAGVDSVMLGKQRLDLVMEKLPEEGPAILLAHEPDFADISSTTGRFSLQISGHSHGGQFLIPGLGTFIRGPHFFKYPAGKYMVGDMVQYTSRGLGTNVFWLRINCAPEITVFTLKCPEDVL
- a CDS encoding MFS transporter; protein product: MEKTNKTSSAGWTVLILVSLFSFIIALDSTFMNVAITNLVVDLNTTVSIIQIIISVYALTMASLMLLGGKMQDVWGRKRAFLVGAAIYGVGTTIAALSINSAMLLLGWSILEGIGAALMTPATASIITGTYQGKDRAFAIGIWTAIAGIAAAIGPILGGFLTTFYTWRWGFALELIIVILILALSRKISYFPPSMKKSEIDKIGVILSSSGILFLVLGVLILNGIVYWKLAPFIMGVGVVLLVLFYFREKKIISRNEKPLTDIRLFKNRNFTLGNLSRLIMQLALAGAVFVIPVFLQIVTGANAFITGLALLPLTVGLLIFSIASSRLSTRIAPQYLISIGFLVAMAGSILLRFKFNLDTQITDLIPGTTLLGVGLGLALPVTGNLVLSSAGQDKQSDASGIISTGANLGSSIGTALIGVVFLLGTFSGLAVAVQENYPGVTTEEIHQNLVGWVDKMQTTDLKGLNPTSTTFKIVNSTLANAMKTAFDTVSLIFFIGFLTSLFIRPSKQK
- a CDS encoding FUSC family protein — protein: MEKKGFAGRLKTLSKPTGKPMWSQAFKSIILMVLAALIAKSLGFDDGIKAVMFITLIATIIIDLPLPLRKIIPMALVGFIMTFLAFISSSLALSSLPVFLFFTVIWAFLSLSMYIFSETFGLFGFIIFCGYFLSVALVNKGASTLEWGLYIILAYLVASILFIPKIWGRKKDISKMIASPFVPETSLERVLSVRQALSGIPLDRKDYELFRIGNYLTGFRGYSKLMFSRLSSQSQELLKSFMDAVNKSSLEIAGSITSTPSTVQLESVDQEIENIQKSVNSSDPNNKALVEVSTEIKTLLQKANALLIEKYHSSEKLKIPSPQSSLKEVLSANFNLENMYIRHALRFSLALTLGLLVVYLTHGRDALWVTMGILIIIKPDVTSTLNNIILRVSFNVFAILLAILLGFLFPHYALFGLAFLMLFLFRAFYPSYMGLSVMFLSIFVVLIWPNGPVWENAVARIIDISIGAIIAFVCAYLILPSRMTVDLPGQIAKVIHANREYANAVIPDGDREYDHENAVKYFRKYMLEEKNLESAIKKVDDTFNDVDDDVSLYHELSAVNKKLAADISSIATLIESKPLPDIYRFKEQLIDSLNELALSINKNVVLPRANINQSYRDSDVAETSTLESYLDWVRNDVKFLQEGVELGHKTGALERYRDMT
- a CDS encoding potassium channel family protein codes for the protein MNSKLHHNLELVLETIFLIFIFLDSFLLFTSVFLPLRGNSYVSIAYFDLITSALLLLGYWIQQRRTKSKTGYLKRNWNGIIAIIPIYFIGIVILGINESSIIIKVLALIKVLTLIMAARQVGRAVDQFVSKSKLVYGFAFFVVVLLVCSVGFFLLETGVNPEVTTYEDSLWYVIQTITTVGYGDVVPITQWGRLIGVIAMISAIGISSLLTAATTSSLMDKLREDREKLAKSSVDFTKKLDKRVQDMESKMAKEENVKEIEASLNEIKSEINEIKDLLNKINR
- a CDS encoding DUF308 domain-containing protein, with protein sequence MKNVVLGILAIILGLIVLAFPLAGLVAASVLTGFVVLMIAVWLLIVGGSQMEVSKSAGIMNVILGIIVLIVGIGLIFNPAIFAFLAGFLLYLAGIFLIIAGIISLLSRNDFKNATWAGILGIILGILYIILGTLAFDPIYLGALIGIWLILSGIFALLE